In the Pseudomonas orientalis genome, one interval contains:
- the lysS gene encoding lysine--tRNA ligase — MSDQQLDPQALQQEENSLIALRKEKLAAERAKGNAFPNDFRRDNYCDALQRQYADKTKEELAEAAIPVKVAGRIMLNRGSFMVIQDMTGRIQVYVNRKTLSEEILASVKTWDMGDIIAAEGTLARSGKGDLYVEMTSVRLLTKSLRPLPDKHHGLTDTEQRYRQRYVDLIVNEDVRQTFRVRSQVIAHIRSFLAQRDFLEVETPMLQTIPGGAAAKPFETHHNALDLPMFLRIAPELYLKRLVVGGFEKVFEINRNFRNEGVSTRHNPEFTMLEFYQAYADYEDNMDLTEELFRELAQLVLGSTDVPYGDKVFHFGEPFVRLSVFDSILKYNPELSADDLNDIDKARAIARKAGAKVLGFEGLGKLQVMIFEELVEHKLEQPHFITQYPFEVSPLARRNDDNPNVTDRFELFIGGREIANAYSELNDAEDQAERFMAQVADKDAGDDEAMHYDADFVRALEYGMPPTAGEGIGIDRLVMLLTNSPSIRDVILFPHMRPQA, encoded by the coding sequence ATGAGCGACCAACAACTCGACCCGCAAGCCCTGCAACAGGAAGAAAACTCCCTGATCGCCCTGCGCAAGGAAAAGCTGGCTGCCGAGCGCGCCAAGGGTAACGCCTTCCCCAACGACTTCCGCCGCGACAACTACTGCGATGCCCTGCAGAGGCAGTACGCGGACAAGACCAAGGAAGAGCTGGCAGAAGCGGCGATCCCGGTCAAGGTGGCAGGTCGCATCATGCTCAACCGTGGCTCGTTCATGGTGATCCAGGACATGACCGGACGCATCCAGGTCTACGTCAACCGCAAGACCCTTTCCGAAGAAATCCTGGCCTCGGTGAAAACCTGGGACATGGGCGACATCATCGCGGCCGAAGGCACCCTGGCCCGTTCCGGCAAGGGCGACCTGTATGTCGAGATGACCAGCGTGCGCCTGCTGACCAAGTCGCTGCGCCCGCTGCCGGACAAGCACCACGGCCTGACCGACACCGAGCAGCGCTACCGCCAGCGCTATGTTGACCTGATCGTCAACGAAGACGTGCGCCAGACCTTCCGCGTGCGTTCGCAGGTCATCGCCCACATCCGCAGCTTCCTGGCCCAGCGTGACTTCCTGGAAGTGGAAACGCCGATGCTGCAGACCATCCCCGGTGGCGCCGCGGCCAAGCCGTTCGAAACCCACCACAATGCGCTGGACCTGCCAATGTTCCTGCGCATCGCGCCGGAGCTGTACCTCAAGCGCCTGGTGGTCGGCGGCTTTGAGAAGGTGTTCGAGATCAACCGCAACTTCCGTAACGAAGGCGTCTCGACCCGTCACAACCCTGAATTCACCATGTTGGAGTTCTACCAGGCCTACGCCGACTACGAAGACAACATGGACCTGACCGAAGAACTGTTCCGCGAACTGGCGCAGTTGGTGCTGGGCAGCACCGACGTGCCCTACGGCGACAAGGTGTTTCACTTTGGCGAACCGTTCGTGCGTCTTTCGGTGTTCGACTCGATCCTCAAGTACAACCCTGAGCTGAGTGCTGACGACCTGAACGACATCGACAAGGCCCGTGCCATCGCCAGGAAAGCCGGGGCCAAGGTGCTGGGCTTCGAAGGCCTGGGCAAGCTGCAGGTGATGATTTTCGAAGAACTGGTGGAGCACAAGCTGGAACAGCCGCATTTCATTACCCAGTACCCGTTCGAAGTGTCGCCGCTGGCCCGTCGCAACGATGACAACCCGAACGTCACCGACCGTTTCGAACTGTTCATTGGCGGCCGTGAAATCGCCAACGCCTACTCCGAGCTCAACGACGCAGAAGACCAGGCCGAACGCTTCATGGCCCAGGTGGCCGACAAGGACGCCGGGGATGACGAAGCCATGCACTACGACGCCGACTTCGTACGGGCCCTGGAATACGGCATGCCGCCCACCGCCGGTGAAGGTATCGGCATCGATCGCCTGGTGATGCTGTTGACCAACTCGCCGTCGATCCGCGATGTGATCTTGTTCCCGCACATGCGGCCACAAGCGTAA
- a CDS encoding TetR/AcrR family transcriptional regulator yields the protein MNRVMAQEGAAGIAAAVAESVPYQGRKASRRGSEQRRQDILDAAMRIVVRDGVRAVRHRAVAAEAGVPLSATTYYFKDIDDLLTDTFAQYVERSAAFMGKLWVRNEGLLREMVAYGDGSPAARSQLADDIARLTADYVQRQLINRRDYLMAEQAFRQEALLNPRLAELVRSHQQILLQGTGQFFQVLGSREPQQDAKVLTAIISRMEYQGLLGSAEPLTGDEMLEILKRYMHLVLASV from the coding sequence GTGAACCGCGTAATGGCTCAAGAAGGCGCCGCCGGCATTGCCGCTGCCGTGGCTGAAAGCGTCCCGTACCAGGGCCGCAAGGCCAGCCGCCGGGGCAGCGAACAACGCCGGCAAGACATTCTCGATGCGGCCATGCGCATCGTGGTCCGCGACGGGGTACGTGCCGTACGTCACCGAGCCGTGGCGGCGGAAGCCGGCGTGCCATTGTCGGCCACCACCTACTACTTCAAGGACATCGATGACCTGCTTACCGACACCTTCGCCCAATACGTCGAACGCAGCGCCGCTTTCATGGGCAAGCTGTGGGTGCGCAACGAAGGCCTGTTGCGCGAAATGGTCGCCTACGGTGACGGCAGCCCGGCGGCGCGCTCGCAGTTGGCCGATGACATTGCGCGGTTGACCGCCGACTATGTACAGCGCCAACTGATCAACCGTCGCGACTACCTGATGGCCGAGCAGGCCTTTCGCCAGGAAGCCTTGTTGAATCCGCGCCTGGCCGAACTGGTACGCTCCCACCAACAGATTCTGTTGCAAGGCACCGGGCAGTTTTTCCAGGTATTGGGCTCCCGCGAGCCTCAGCAGGATGCCAAGGTGTTGACGGCGATTATCAGTCGGATGGAATATCAGGGGCTGTTAGGCAGCGCAGAGCCGCTGACCGGGGACGAAATGCTGGAGATACTCAAGCGTTACATGCACTTGGTGTTGGCTTCAGTCTGA
- a CDS encoding flavohemoglobin expression-modulating QEGLA motif protein, giving the protein MDDYQQTIRSLSDRIVLAQTPIRVLDAVKWDENIRQGFLKAKGKAMPAVDRDYYLNRPLSFDSSAVKLEFQNIERDITRRLGQFSPVGQIMRRMCREYRMVVRMLEARGTEDFGLISQELYGAASDAFHAGDPTLADLGLMLSDYLNNIDGRGDLKDEAKTLTAKDAVALLQTRLNKVFGEAEETIRVFESDGIVADAAAGADYIKIRADAMFNDRDVRALEVHEGLVHVGTTLNGQNQPICTFLSKGPPSSTVTQEGLAILMEIITFASYPSRLRKLTNRTRAIHMVEEGADFLQVFEFFREQGFEMAESYGNASRVFRGSVPTGLPFTKDLSYLKGFIMVYNYIQLAVRKGKLEQVPLLFCGKTTLEDMRTLRQLVDEGLVVPPKYLPEQFRDMNALAAWMCFSNFLNHLSLDRIEADYSNIL; this is encoded by the coding sequence GTGGACGATTACCAGCAGACGATACGCAGCCTGTCCGATCGCATTGTGCTGGCGCAAACGCCGATCCGCGTCCTCGACGCCGTGAAGTGGGACGAGAACATTCGTCAGGGCTTTCTCAAGGCCAAGGGCAAGGCCATGCCCGCCGTGGATCGCGATTACTACCTGAACCGGCCGTTGTCGTTCGATTCAAGCGCGGTCAAGCTGGAGTTCCAGAACATCGAGCGCGACATTACCCGCCGCCTCGGCCAGTTCAGCCCGGTGGGGCAGATCATGCGCCGCATGTGCCGGGAGTACCGCATGGTCGTGCGGATGCTCGAAGCCCGTGGCACCGAGGACTTCGGCCTGATCTCCCAGGAACTCTACGGAGCCGCTTCCGATGCTTTCCACGCCGGTGACCCGACCCTCGCGGACCTGGGCCTGATGCTCTCGGACTACCTGAACAATATCGATGGCCGTGGCGACCTCAAGGACGAAGCCAAGACCCTGACCGCCAAGGACGCCGTCGCGTTGCTGCAGACACGTTTGAACAAGGTGTTCGGCGAGGCTGAAGAGACCATCCGCGTATTCGAGTCCGATGGCATCGTTGCCGACGCAGCAGCGGGCGCCGACTACATCAAGATCCGCGCCGACGCGATGTTCAACGACCGTGACGTGCGCGCCCTGGAAGTGCACGAAGGCCTGGTGCACGTGGGCACCACCCTCAATGGCCAGAACCAGCCGATCTGCACGTTCCTGTCGAAGGGGCCGCCCTCGTCCACCGTGACCCAGGAAGGCCTGGCGATTCTGATGGAAATCATCACGTTTGCCTCCTACCCCAGCCGGCTGCGCAAATTGACCAACCGCACCCGCGCCATCCATATGGTGGAGGAGGGCGCCGATTTCCTGCAGGTGTTCGAGTTCTTCCGTGAGCAGGGCTTTGAAATGGCGGAAAGCTACGGCAACGCCAGTCGGGTGTTTCGTGGCTCGGTGCCGACAGGTCTGCCGTTCACCAAGGATCTGTCCTATCTCAAGGGTTTTATCATGGTCTACAACTACATTCAGTTGGCCGTGCGCAAGGGCAAGCTGGAGCAGGTGCCGTTGTTGTTCTGCGGCAAGACCACGCTCGAAGATATGCGCACCCTTCGCCAACTGGTCGACGAAGGCCTGGTGGTGCCCCCCAAGTACCTGCCCGAACAGTTCCGCGACATGAACGCACTGGCGGCGTGGATGTGCTTTTCCAACTTCCTCAATCATTTGAGCCTGGACCGGATCGAGGCGGACTACTCCAATATTCTTTGA
- a CDS encoding alpha/beta hydrolase, protein MRILGILCLLLTLNGCSSLLFYPEPGLPFTPEKAHLAYRDVTLTTADGVKLHAWWLPAKPGVPLKGTVLHLHGNGGNLAWHLGGSWWLPEEGYQVLLLDYRGYGLSQGKPSLPAIYQDVDAAFSWLDQAPEAQGRPLVVLGQSLGGALAVHYLAAHPERQSRLKALVLDGVPASYRDVGQFALSTSWVTWPLQVPLSWLVPDADSAINAMPRLTGVPKLLFHSLDDPIVPVSNGIRLYQAAPPPRVLQLTRGGHVQTFADKTWQTVMLRYLDDPQHFNGLRRLGEIPNYPVSKVDPSESPQ, encoded by the coding sequence ATGAGAATCCTCGGCATTCTGTGCCTGCTACTCACATTGAACGGCTGCAGCTCCCTGCTGTTCTACCCGGAGCCCGGTCTGCCATTCACGCCGGAAAAAGCCCACCTGGCGTATCGCGACGTCACCCTCACCACCGCCGACGGCGTGAAACTGCACGCCTGGTGGCTGCCGGCCAAGCCTGGCGTACCCCTCAAAGGCACGGTGCTGCACCTGCACGGCAACGGCGGCAACCTGGCCTGGCATTTGGGCGGCAGTTGGTGGTTGCCGGAGGAGGGCTACCAGGTACTGTTGCTCGACTATCGCGGTTATGGGCTTTCGCAGGGCAAGCCGTCATTGCCGGCGATCTATCAGGACGTGGACGCTGCTTTCAGCTGGCTGGATCAGGCGCCCGAAGCCCAGGGCCGGCCGCTGGTGGTGCTTGGCCAGAGCCTGGGCGGCGCCTTGGCGGTGCATTATCTGGCGGCTCACCCCGAGCGCCAGTCTCGGCTCAAGGCCCTGGTATTGGACGGTGTGCCTGCCAGTTATCGTGACGTGGGACAATTTGCCCTGAGCACTTCCTGGGTAACATGGCCGTTGCAGGTCCCTCTGTCCTGGCTGGTGCCTGACGCCGACAGCGCGATCAACGCCATGCCCCGACTGACAGGCGTGCCCAAATTGCTGTTTCACAGCCTGGATGATCCGATCGTGCCCGTGTCCAACGGCATCCGCCTGTATCAAGCGGCGCCACCGCCCAGGGTGCTGCAGCTGACGCGAGGCGGGCATGTGCAGACGTTTGCCGACAAGACCTGGCAAACCGTCATGCTGCGTTACCTGGATGACCCACAGCATTTCAACGGCCTGCGGCGTCTGGGCGAAATTCCGAATTACCCCGTATCCAAAGTCGACCCATCAGAGAGTCCGCAATGA
- a CDS encoding OmpA family protein, protein MRKQLMIPALLAMSVALAACSTPPNANLENARTNFTSLQTNPQATKLAALETKDASEWLDKADKAYRDKEDEKKVDQLAYLTNQRVEVAKDTITLRESEAKLKNAGDERARALLDARDAQIKQLQDSLNAKQTDRGTLVTFGDVLFATNKSDLKSSGLVNITKLAQFLRDNPDRKVIVEGYTDSTGSDSYNQSLSERRAASVQRALAQQGVDISRIVTQGYGKEYPVADNGSVSGRAMNRRVEVTISNDNQPVKPRSSVAN, encoded by the coding sequence ATGCGTAAACAATTGATGATCCCTGCCCTGTTGGCGATGAGCGTTGCCCTGGCAGCCTGCTCCACCCCGCCGAACGCGAATCTGGAAAACGCACGGACCAACTTCACGTCCCTGCAGACCAACCCTCAGGCGACCAAGCTCGCAGCCCTGGAAACCAAAGACGCCAGCGAATGGCTGGACAAGGCAGACAAGGCCTACCGCGACAAGGAAGACGAGAAGAAAGTCGACCAGTTGGCCTACTTGACCAACCAGCGTGTCGAAGTAGCCAAAGACACCATTACCCTGCGTGAATCCGAAGCCAAGCTGAAAAATGCTGGCGACGAACGTGCCCGCGCCCTGCTGGACGCCCGTGACGCGCAGATCAAGCAACTGCAAGACAGCTTGAACGCCAAGCAAACCGATCGCGGCACCCTGGTGACGTTCGGTGACGTGCTGTTCGCCACCAACAAGTCCGATCTCAAATCCAGCGGCCTGGTCAACATCACCAAGCTGGCTCAGTTCCTGCGCGACAACCCGGACCGTAAAGTGATCGTCGAAGGCTACACCGACAGCACCGGTTCCGACTCGTACAACCAGAGCCTCTCCGAGCGCCGCGCAGCTTCTGTACAGCGCGCACTGGCACAGCAAGGCGTGGACATTTCGCGCATCGTGACCCAGGGCTACGGCAAGGAATACCCGGTTGCCGACAACGGCAGCGTCTCCGGCCGTGCGATGAACCGTCGCGTCGAAGTGACCATTTCCAACGACAACCAGCCAGTCAAGCCGCGCTCGTCCGTTGCTAACTGA
- a CDS encoding DUF4398 domain-containing protein, translated as MELKTMKTSTAKSSFNHLRGLKLAALAIGTSFLLAGCAGNPPTEQYAVTQSAVNSAVSAGGTEFAAVEMKSAQDKLKEAEIAMHDKNYDKARMLAEQAEWDARVAERKAQAAKAEQAVKDSQKAVDELRKEGMRPAAIQQK; from the coding sequence ATGGAGTTGAAGACGATGAAGACCAGCACTGCCAAATCCTCGTTTAACCACCTGCGCGGGCTTAAATTGGCCGCGCTGGCAATCGGCACCAGCTTCCTTCTGGCAGGTTGCGCCGGTAACCCGCCGACCGAGCAGTACGCAGTGACCCAGTCTGCGGTCAACAGCGCGGTCAGCGCCGGCGGCACCGAGTTCGCAGCCGTGGAAATGAAGTCGGCCCAGGACAAGCTCAAAGAAGCTGAAATCGCCATGCACGACAAGAACTACGACAAAGCCCGCATGCTGGCTGAACAAGCCGAGTGGGATGCTCGTGTTGCTGAGCGTAAAGCCCAGGCCGCCAAGGCTGAGCAAGCGGTGAAGGATTCCCAGAAAGCAGTTGACGAGTTGCGTAAGGAAGGCATGCGCCCGGCGGCTATTCAGCAGAAGTAA
- a CDS encoding pilin assembly protein: MKIRDLPQHWEETAKGQLTKTEYAIHLDVEAAARLAALAEMYPKRHAEELLGELIGAALEELEASFPYVKGQQVIATDEEGDPLYEDVGPTPRFLTLSRRHLHDLSAGADEQKH; encoded by the coding sequence ATGAAAATTCGAGACCTGCCCCAGCATTGGGAAGAGACCGCCAAGGGTCAATTGACCAAAACCGAATATGCGATTCATCTGGATGTGGAGGCCGCCGCGAGACTGGCGGCCCTGGCCGAGATGTACCCCAAGCGTCACGCCGAAGAACTGCTCGGCGAGCTGATCGGCGCCGCCCTGGAAGAGCTGGAAGCCAGCTTCCCTTACGTCAAGGGCCAGCAGGTGATTGCCACCGACGAGGAAGGCGATCCGCTGTATGAAGACGTCGGACCCACGCCACGATTTCTGACGCTGTCGCGCCGCCATCTGCATGATTTGTCAGCCGGCGCTGACGAACAGAAGCACTGA
- the ppc gene encoding phosphoenolpyruvate carboxylase: MSDIDARLREDVHLLGELLGNTIAKQYGDEFLDKIEQIRKGAKADRRGAGDELSASLNQLKEDELLPVARAFNQFLNLANIAEQYQLIHRRDESQPAPFESRVLPELLARLQSEGHSDESLARQLAGLQIELVLTAHPTEVARRTLIQKYDAIAAQLALQDHRDLTRAEREQIRERLQRLIAEAWHTEEIRRVRPTPVDEAKWGFAVIEHSLWQAIPNYLRKADQALHAATGLRLPLEAAPIRFASWMGGDRDGNPNVTAPVTREVLLLARWMAADLYLRDVDQLAAELSMQQANAALQAQAGDSVEPYRAVLKQLRERLRATRQWAHSSLKENTPAPAQVLQDNRDLLGPLQLCYQSLHECGMGVIADGPLLDCLRRAVTFGLFLVRLDVRQDSARHASAMSEITDYLGLGRYEDWDEETRIDFLNKELGNRRPLLPGYFEPSADTAEVLNTCREIAAAPAASLGSYVISMAGAASDVLAVQLLLKESGVQRPMRVVPLFETLADLDNAGPVMERLLQLPDYRARLQGPQEVMIGYSDSAKDAGTTAAAWAQYRAQERLVEICREQQVELLLFHGRGGTVGRGGGPAHAAILSQPPGSVAGRFRTTEQGEMIRFKFGLPDIAEQNLNLYLAAVLEATLLPPPPPEPAWRHLMDELAADGVSAYRAVVRENPQFVEYFRQSTPEQELGRLPLGSRPAKRRAGGIESLRAIPWIFGWTQTRLMLPAWLGWEAALSKALARGEGELLGQMREQWPFFRTRIDMLEMVLAKADADIARLYDERLVQPELLPLGAHLRDLLSQACEVVLGLTGQSQLLAHSPDTLEFIRLRNTYLDPLHLLQAELLARSRQREAAQDSPLEQALLVSVAGIAAGLRNTG; this comes from the coding sequence ATGAGTGATATCGATGCACGCTTGCGTGAGGATGTTCACCTGCTGGGTGAACTGTTGGGCAACACCATTGCAAAGCAATACGGCGATGAATTTCTCGACAAGATCGAGCAGATCCGTAAGGGCGCCAAGGCTGACCGGCGCGGCGCGGGCGATGAGCTCAGCGCGAGCCTGAATCAGCTCAAGGAAGACGAACTGCTGCCTGTGGCGCGAGCCTTCAACCAGTTCCTCAACCTGGCCAATATTGCCGAGCAGTACCAGTTGATTCACCGGCGCGATGAGTCGCAGCCGGCGCCCTTCGAGTCGCGCGTGTTACCGGAACTCTTGGCGCGCCTGCAAAGCGAAGGCCACAGCGATGAATCCCTGGCCCGCCAATTGGCGGGATTGCAGATTGAGCTGGTGCTCACCGCCCACCCTACCGAGGTCGCACGTCGTACCCTGATCCAGAAGTACGATGCGATCGCCGCGCAACTGGCGCTGCAGGATCACCGTGATCTCACCCGTGCCGAGCGCGAGCAAATCCGTGAACGTTTGCAACGCTTGATCGCCGAGGCCTGGCACACCGAGGAAATCCGTCGCGTGCGGCCCACCCCGGTGGATGAAGCCAAATGGGGCTTTGCAGTCATCGAGCATTCCTTGTGGCAAGCCATCCCGAATTATCTGCGCAAGGCTGACCAGGCCTTGCATGCCGCCACCGGTTTGCGTCTGCCGCTTGAGGCCGCGCCAATTCGATTTGCCTCGTGGATGGGGGGTGACCGTGACGGCAACCCGAACGTCACGGCACCCGTCACCCGTGAAGTGCTGTTGCTGGCGCGCTGGATGGCGGCGGATCTGTACCTGCGCGATGTCGATCAACTCGCCGCCGAGCTGTCCATGCAGCAGGCCAATGCGGCATTGCAAGCCCAGGCGGGAGACAGCGTCGAACCCTACCGCGCGGTGCTCAAACAGTTGCGCGAACGTCTGCGCGCCACGCGCCAGTGGGCTCATTCCTCGTTAAAGGAAAATACACCGGCACCGGCGCAGGTGTTGCAGGACAATCGCGACCTGCTCGGTCCGCTGCAGCTGTGCTATCAGTCGCTGCATGAGTGCGGCATGGGCGTGATCGCCGACGGCCCGTTGCTCGATTGCCTGCGCCGCGCCGTGACCTTTGGCCTGTTCCTGGTGCGCCTGGACGTGCGCCAGGATTCCGCTCGCCACGCGTCGGCCATGAGCGAAATCACCGATTACCTGGGCCTTGGACGTTATGAGGACTGGGACGAAGAAACGCGCATCGACTTCCTGAACAAGGAACTGGGCAATCGTCGACCGCTGCTGCCGGGTTATTTCGAGCCCTCGGCGGACACGGCGGAAGTCCTGAACACCTGCCGGGAGATCGCCGCTGCGCCGGCCGCGTCGCTGGGCTCCTATGTGATTTCCATGGCCGGCGCCGCCTCGGATGTACTCGCGGTGCAGTTGCTGCTTAAAGAGTCGGGCGTGCAGCGGCCGATGCGCGTGGTGCCGCTGTTCGAGACCCTGGCTGACCTGGATAACGCCGGGCCGGTGATGGAGCGGCTGTTGCAACTGCCGGACTATCGCGCGCGGCTGCAAGGCCCGCAGGAAGTGATGATCGGCTATTCGGACTCGGCCAAGGACGCCGGCACCACCGCCGCCGCCTGGGCGCAGTACCGGGCGCAGGAGCGCCTGGTGGAAATCTGCCGTGAGCAACAGGTGGAGTTGCTGTTGTTCCACGGTCGTGGTGGCACCGTCGGCCGCGGCGGTGGCCCGGCGCATGCGGCGATCCTGTCGCAGCCGCCGGGCTCGGTGGCGGGGCGGTTCCGCACCACCGAGCAAGGCGAGATGATCCGCTTCAAGTTCGGCCTGCCGGACATTGCCGAGCAGAATCTCAACCTCTACCTGGCTGCGGTGCTCGAAGCCACGCTGTTGCCACCGCCGCCGCCGGAACCGGCCTGGCGTCATTTGATGGACGAATTGGCGGCCGACGGTGTCAGCGCTTACCGGGCGGTGGTGCGGGAAAATCCGCAGTTTGTCGAGTATTTCCGCCAGTCCACACCGGAGCAGGAGCTGGGCCGTTTGCCACTGGGTAGCCGCCCGGCCAAGCGGCGCGCCGGCGGTATTGAAAGTCTGCGCGCGATTCCCTGGATCTTCGGCTGGACCCAGACGCGCTTGATGCTGCCCGCCTGGCTTGGCTGGGAAGCGGCATTGAGCAAGGCCCTGGCGCGCGGCGAGGGTGAGTTGCTTGGGCAGATGCGTGAGCAGTGGCCGTTCTTCCGTACGCGCATCGATATGCTGGAAATGGTGCTGGCCAAGGCCGACGCCGATATCGCCCGCCTCTACGACGAGCGCCTGGTGCAGCCCGAGTTGCTGCCGTTGGGCGCGCATTTACGCGACCTATTGTCGCAGGCCTGCGAGGTGGTGCTTGGCCTGACCGGCCAGTCGCAACTGTTGGCCCACAGCCCGGACACCCTGGAGTTCATCCGCCTGCGCAACACCTACCTTGACCCCTTGCATCTGTTGCAGGCTGAGTTGCTCGCACGCTCGCGCCAGCGCGAAGCGGCACAAGACAGCCCTCTGGAACAGGCGCTGCTGGTGTCCGTGGCCGGTATTGCCGCAGGTCTGCGCAATACCGGTTAA
- the adk gene encoding adenylate kinase gives MRVILLGAPGAGKGTQAKFITEKFGIPQISTGDMLRAAVKAGTELGLIAKSVMDSGGLVSDDLIINLVKERISQDDCKNGFLFDGFPRTIPQAEALVKAGVELDAVVEIAVEDEEIVQRIAGRRVHEGSGRVYHVVYNPPKVEGKDDVTGEDLVQRKDDTEETVRHRLSVYHSQTKPLVDFYQKLSAAQGKPKYSHIPGVGSVEAITAKVLQALS, from the coding sequence ATGCGCGTCATTCTGCTGGGAGCTCCCGGGGCCGGTAAAGGTACTCAGGCAAAGTTCATCACTGAAAAATTCGGCATTCCACAAATCTCCACCGGCGACATGTTGCGCGCAGCCGTCAAGGCCGGCACCGAGCTGGGCCTGATCGCCAAGAGCGTGATGGACAGCGGTGGCCTGGTCTCCGATGACCTGATCATCAACCTGGTCAAGGAACGCATCAGCCAGGACGATTGCAAGAACGGTTTCCTGTTCGACGGCTTTCCGCGCACGATTCCCCAGGCCGAAGCCCTGGTGAAAGCCGGTGTCGAGTTGGACGCCGTGGTTGAAATCGCCGTCGAGGACGAAGAAATCGTCCAGCGCATCGCCGGTCGTCGCGTTCACGAAGGCTCGGGCCGCGTGTACCACGTGGTCTACAACCCGCCGAAGGTTGAAGGCAAGGACGACGTGACCGGTGAAGACCTGGTGCAGCGCAAGGACGATACCGAAGAAACCGTGCGCCATCGCCTGTCGGTCTACCATTCCCAGACCAAGCCGCTGGTGGACTTCTACCAGAAGCTGTCCGCTGCCCAGGGCAAGCCGAAATACAGCCATATCCCTGGCGTCGGCTCCGTGGAAGCGATTACTGCCAAAGTGCTGCAAGCACTGAGCTGA
- the tsaB gene encoding tRNA (adenosine(37)-N6)-threonylcarbamoyltransferase complex dimerization subunit type 1 TsaB, with the protein MSTLLALDTATEACSVALLHDGKVTSHYEVIPRLHAQKLLPMIKQLLEDAGTSLAAVDAIAFGRGPGAFTGVRIAIGVVQGLAFALERPVLPVSNLAVLAQRALREHGTSQVAAAIDARMDEVYWGCYRETAGEMRLVGVEAVQAPESSVLPEDASGAWFGAGTGWGYGERIGVQLAGHDATMLPHAEDLLTLARFAFERGEAIPADQAAPVYLRDKVAQTKAERGII; encoded by the coding sequence ATGAGCACCCTGCTGGCCCTGGACACCGCGACTGAAGCTTGCTCCGTTGCTTTGCTGCACGATGGGAAAGTAACCAGCCACTACGAGGTGATCCCGCGCTTGCACGCGCAGAAGCTGTTGCCGATGATCAAGCAACTGCTGGAAGACGCCGGCACCAGCCTGGCCGCCGTGGATGCCATCGCTTTCGGCCGTGGCCCCGGCGCGTTTACCGGCGTGCGCATCGCCATTGGCGTGGTACAGGGCCTGGCGTTTGCGCTGGAGCGTCCGGTATTGCCGGTTTCCAACCTCGCGGTGCTGGCCCAACGTGCGCTGCGTGAACACGGTACTTCGCAGGTGGCGGCGGCGATTGATGCGCGCATGGATGAAGTGTATTGGGGCTGCTACCGCGAGACGGCGGGCGAGATGCGCCTGGTGGGCGTGGAAGCGGTGCAGGCGCCGGAATCATCGGTTTTACCCGAGGATGCCAGCGGTGCCTGGTTCGGCGCCGGCACCGGCTGGGGCTATGGCGAGCGGATCGGCGTCCAGCTGGCCGGCCATGACGCCACGATGCTGCCCCATGCAGAGGATTTGCTGACCTTGGCGCGCTTTGCATTCGAGCGTGGCGAGGCGATTCCCGCTGATCAGGCGGCGCCGGTGTACTTGCGCGATAAGGTGGCGCAAACCAAGGCAGAACGCGGGATTATTTGA